From Woronichinia naegeliana WA131, the proteins below share one genomic window:
- the lpxC gene encoding UDP-3-O-acyl-N-acetylglucosamine deacetylase, whose product MPRTLKASFAIAGVGLHSGITTQVRVLPSQTGQGRYFVRVDLPDRPRIPASLGIVREAMLSTELGESPATVRTVEHLLAALVASGVDEACIEIDGSEVPLLDGSAQVWVEAIAEVGVTSLAMDDPSRSVIHEPIWYQEGDAFVAALPCSELRFSYGVDYPYAIIGRQWFTWLPDLEPFATAIAPARTFGFADQIEQLQQAGLIKGGSLENALVCDQEKWLNPPLRFVDEPVRHKLLDLIGDLSLLGNIPQAHFLAYKASHKLHTQLAKRVAEQLGLFSA is encoded by the coding sequence ATGCCCAGAACTCTAAAAGCCAGTTTTGCGATCGCGGGGGTGGGGCTACATTCGGGGATTACCACCCAGGTAAGGGTTTTACCTTCTCAGACTGGGCAAGGACGTTATTTTGTGCGGGTAGATTTGCCAGATCGCCCTCGGATTCCGGCCAGTTTGGGGATTGTGCGGGAGGCAATGCTGTCAACGGAATTGGGAGAAAGTCCGGCTACGGTTCGTACGGTAGAACATTTGTTGGCAGCTCTCGTGGCCAGTGGGGTGGATGAAGCTTGTATTGAAATTGATGGCTCGGAAGTGCCGCTTTTGGATGGTTCTGCCCAGGTTTGGGTGGAGGCGATCGCTGAGGTTGGGGTAACTTCTCTTGCAATGGATGATCCGAGCCGATCAGTAATCCATGAACCAATTTGGTATCAGGAAGGAGATGCCTTTGTAGCAGCCTTGCCCTGTTCAGAGTTACGGTTTAGTTACGGTGTAGATTATCCCTATGCCATCATTGGTCGTCAATGGTTTACCTGGCTTCCCGATCTCGAACCCTTTGCAACCGCGATCGCCCCAGCCCGTACCTTTGGTTTTGCCGATCAAATTGAACAGTTACAACAGGCCGGTTTAATTAAAGGCGGTAGTTTGGAGAATGCTTTGGTCTGCGATCAGGAAAAATGGCTTAATCCGCCTCTGCGCTTTGTTGATGAACCTGTGCGCCATAAGTTACTGGATCTGATTGGTGATTTAAGTTTGTTGGGAAATATTCCCCAAGCCCATTTTCTGGCCTATAAGGCCAGTCATAAATTGCATACTCAATTAGCCAAGCGCGTTGCTGAACAGTTAGGACTTTTCTCTGCATAA
- a CDS encoding type II toxin-antitoxin system HicA family toxin gives MTKRNKLWQKAKESPQNLSFDEFETLLRQSNWTLERQKGSHRLWISPKGQILPIQPRKDGKAKPYQIQQFFIYQEEKG, from the coding sequence ATGACAAAAAGAAATAAACTTTGGCAAAAAGCAAAAGAAAGCCCTCAAAATTTAAGTTTTGATGAGTTTGAAACACTTCTACGTCAAAGTAATTGGACATTAGAACGACAAAAGGGAAGTCATCGTTTATGGATTTCCCCAAAAGGGCAAATATTACCAATTCAGCCGCGTAAAGATGGTAAAGCGAAACCTTATCAAATTCAACAATTTTTTATTTATCAGGAGGAAAAAGGCTAA
- a CDS encoding ATP-binding protein yields the protein MDRLVLEHTGKHLDDVQKAVIEGTWQKQTYGDMAKQASFNKNYVGDVGAGLWQLLSEVLGEEVKKTNFRSTLERLRFTDWPVIIQNHSTNDHSFNVYNYPDKAKSQFPETRKNRIYQDLTFAPPIINFYNRKTELETLSNWIINQNISLISVLGIFGIGKTTLVKKFVDLNLENFEIIIWKNLKFPKPLESLFDEILTTCQQEPQDNISGKLKQVSALLTEKKSLIILDDLQNLFISGELAGQYQTQYLDYQNWFKTLTESQHQSSVILISQEQCPEMHCLDEELYHIKMLELSGLDSTEILEYRQLKDQDSWSSLIDLYRGNPQYLQEIATLIKDFFDDSVADFLAEEALILSNRMRSQFKLLFERLSKVEKEMVLVLSKLGKPTSREDLKESLDLPSTELINALQSLQKRSLVNRKKENKTLFYLCPLFTEYVTNLVNNHQ from the coding sequence ATGGATCGGTTAGTGCTGGAACACACGGGTAAACACCTGGACGACGTTCAAAAGGCCGTAATTGAGGGAACCTGGCAAAAACAAACCTATGGTGATATGGCAAAACAGGCCAGTTTTAATAAAAATTATGTGGGAGATGTGGGGGCTGGTTTATGGCAATTGTTATCGGAAGTTTTAGGAGAAGAGGTTAAAAAAACTAATTTTCGTTCAACTCTTGAAAGATTAAGATTTACTGACTGGCCAGTAATTATACAAAATCACAGCACAAATGATCATAGTTTTAATGTTTATAATTATCCTGATAAAGCCAAGTCTCAATTCCCAGAAACTAGAAAAAATAGAATATATCAAGATTTAACTTTTGCCCCTCCAATAATCAACTTTTATAATAGAAAAACTGAACTCGAAACTCTCTCTAACTGGATAATTAATCAAAATATTAGCTTAATTTCTGTTTTAGGTATATTTGGCATTGGTAAAACAACCCTCGTTAAAAAATTTGTTGATCTAAACCTCGAAAACTTTGAAATTATTATTTGGAAAAATCTCAAATTTCCCAAACCCTTAGAATCTTTATTTGATGAAATATTGACGACTTGCCAACAGGAACCTCAAGATAACATTAGTGGTAAACTCAAACAAGTTTCGGCACTATTAACCGAGAAAAAATCCCTAATCATTTTAGATGACCTACAAAACTTATTCATTAGTGGTGAATTAGCGGGACAATATCAAACTCAATACCTTGACTATCAAAACTGGTTTAAAACCCTTACAGAAAGCCAACATCAGAGCAGCGTTATTTTAATTAGCCAAGAACAATGTCCCGAAATGCACTGCCTAGATGAAGAACTGTATCACATAAAAATGCTAGAATTATCAGGACTAGATAGCACAGAAATTTTAGAATATAGACAACTAAAAGATCAAGATAGTTGGTCAAGCTTAATAGATTTATATCGGGGGAATCCTCAGTATTTACAGGAGATTGCCACCTTAATCAAAGACTTTTTTGATGATAGTGTTGCCGACTTTTTGGCAGAAGAAGCTCTAATTCTCTCCAATAGGATGCGATCGCAGTTTAAACTTTTGTTTGAGCGGTTATCGAAGGTAGAAAAAGAAATGGTTTTAGTCTTGAGTAAGCTAGGAAAACCCACATCAAGAGAAGACTTGAAAGAAAGTCTCGATCTGCCATCAACAGAACTGATTAACGCTTTGCAATCTTTACAGAAACGTTCTTTAGTTAACCGAAAAAAAGAAAACAAGACCCTATTTTATTTGTGTCCTTTGTTTACAGAATATGTCACAAACTTAGTCAATAATCATCAATAA
- a CDS encoding BamA/TamA family outer membrane protein — protein sequence MLVYPAITTTPQAIAKGATITPFRTPESGPNWAFPYQPQLVNAKTIFKTQSLQSGPSFLAQDPTPEAAPSPATPATETPPPQPETEPKEQPKEQPATPTSTEPKPSENIPTFQPPAPGSANPSVSEPSPPTTGNEPRVLVSEVAIVGGNPELEQLVYNVIRTKPGRTTTRSQLQEDVNAIYATGFFGNVKVSPEDTPLGVKVTFQVQPNPTFKTVAIDTVPASDKARILPDKVVQETFGEQYGKILNLRDLQEGIKKINEWYSSNGYDLAQIVGSPKIGEDGTVTLVIAEGIVQNIQIRFFNAEDEPAEGRTRDFIVTREMQLKPGDVFNRNLAQTDLQRIYGLGLFEDARLSFTPGTDPREVIVNVDVVEGNTGSIAAGAGISSTSGLFGTLSYQEKNLGGNAQTLGTEFQLGERELLFDVSFTDPWIAGDPYRTSYSVNGFRRRTISLVYDGNNSSIRTLNGFDSPRVVRTGLGVNFSRPLAKDVFSIPDWRLSTGFLYQHVVLENSSGDVSSLSAPINGFGEQLLAFNQGGIDDLFILSFGASQDNRNSPLQPTSGSVTRINMEQSVPLSSNGIIFNRVRGSYSYYIPVDWLNLTSFGFTESTQPQTIAFNIQGGTVFGDLPPYEAYIVGGSNSVRGYAEGELGNGRSYVQATAEYRFPIISAVGGALFFDYGSTLGSDYAVPGIPSVIRGLPGQGYGYGIGVRIQSPVGPIRIDYGINEQGGSRVNFGIGEKF from the coding sequence ATGTTGGTTTATCCTGCGATCACAACTACGCCGCAGGCGATCGCGAAAGGCGCGACGATTACCCCTTTTCGGACTCCTGAATCTGGCCCGAACTGGGCTTTTCCTTACCAGCCTCAACTGGTCAATGCCAAGACAATTTTTAAAACTCAGTCTCTTCAATCGGGCCCGTCTTTCCTTGCCCAAGACCCAACCCCCGAAGCCGCACCCTCCCCAGCAACACCGGCCACTGAAACCCCACCTCCTCAACCAGAGACTGAGCCAAAAGAACAGCCCAAGGAACAGCCGGCTACTCCCACCAGTACTGAACCCAAGCCCAGTGAAAATATTCCCACTTTTCAGCCTCCAGCCCCCGGAAGTGCTAATCCCAGTGTTAGTGAACCCAGTCCTCCTACTACGGGCAATGAACCTCGTGTATTAGTCAGTGAAGTGGCAATCGTAGGCGGTAATCCTGAACTAGAACAATTAGTTTATAACGTCATTCGCACTAAACCTGGCCGCACCACCACGCGCTCCCAACTTCAGGAAGATGTCAATGCCATTTATGCGACGGGCTTTTTTGGCAACGTCAAAGTCTCCCCAGAAGATACACCATTAGGGGTTAAGGTTACTTTTCAGGTACAACCCAACCCCACATTTAAAACCGTTGCTATTGACACCGTACCAGCCAGTGACAAGGCCCGTATTCTGCCGGATAAGGTAGTTCAAGAGACCTTTGGAGAACAATACGGCAAAATTCTCAATCTCAGAGATTTGCAAGAAGGCATCAAAAAAATTAATGAATGGTATTCCAGTAATGGCTATGACCTAGCTCAGATTGTTGGCTCTCCCAAAATTGGAGAAGATGGTACTGTCACCCTGGTGATTGCGGAAGGGATTGTTCAAAATATTCAAATCCGCTTTTTTAACGCGGAAGATGAACCCGCCGAAGGTCGTACCCGTGATTTTATCGTCACTCGCGAAATGCAGCTTAAGCCAGGAGATGTTTTTAATCGCAACTTAGCCCAAACGGATTTGCAACGGATCTATGGTTTAGGTCTATTTGAAGATGCCCGCCTGTCCTTTACACCAGGGACTGATCCCAGGGAAGTGATTGTCAATGTGGATGTGGTAGAAGGCAATACGGGATCGATCGCTGCCGGTGCCGGTATTAGCAGTACCAGTGGTCTATTTGGAACCTTGAGTTATCAGGAGAAAAACCTCGGTGGCAATGCCCAAACCCTGGGAACAGAATTTCAATTGGGGGAACGGGAACTGCTCTTTGATGTTAGTTTTACCGATCCTTGGATTGCTGGCGATCCTTACCGAACCTCCTATTCTGTCAATGGCTTCCGTCGTCGTACTATCTCTTTGGTCTATGATGGTAATAACTCTTCGATTAGAACCCTGAACGGTTTTGATAGTCCCAGGGTTGTTCGTACCGGATTAGGGGTGAATTTCTCCCGTCCGTTAGCGAAAGATGTGTTTTCCATCCCTGATTGGCGATTATCAACCGGTTTTCTCTATCAACATGTTGTCCTTGAAAACTCTAGTGGTGATGTGTCTTCCTTATCGGCTCCGATTAACGGCTTTGGAGAACAGCTACTGGCCTTCAATCAGGGGGGGATTGACGATCTCTTTATTCTCTCTTTTGGTGCTTCTCAGGATAACCGTAATAGTCCTTTGCAACCCACCAGTGGTTCTGTCACTCGCATCAATATGGAGCAGTCAGTTCCTTTGAGTTCTAATGGCATTATCTTTAACCGTGTCCGAGGCAGTTACAGCTACTATATTCCGGTAGATTGGTTGAATTTAACGAGTTTTGGTTTTACGGAGTCCACTCAGCCCCAAACGATCGCCTTTAATATTCAGGGAGGAACAGTCTTTGGTGATTTACCCCCCTATGAAGCCTATATTGTTGGGGGAAGTAACTCAGTTCGGGGCTATGCAGAAGGAGAATTGGGGAACGGTCGGAGTTATGTGCAGGCCACAGCAGAATATCGTTTTCCCATTATTTCGGCGGTGGGGGGTGCGCTCTTCTTTGACTATGGTTCAACCTTAGGTTCAGACTACGCAGTACCAGGGATTCCTTCGGTGATTCGGGGTTTACCGGGTCAAGGTTACGGTTATGGCATTGGGGTACGGATTCAATCGCCAGTGGGCCCCATTCGGATTGACTATGGTATCAATGAGCAGGGGGGATCACGGGTGAACTTTGGGATTGGAGAGAAATTCTAA
- a CDS encoding type II toxin-antitoxin system HicB family antitoxin, whose translation MSLTNYNFDNFTISLYMDEQEDWLAYFQEMPNISAFGDTPQEALEELKTAWELTKEYYLSQGLSIPIPPKREKILVDVPK comes from the coding sequence ATGTCTTTAACAAACTATAATTTTGATAATTTTACCATTAGTTTATACATGGATGAGCAAGAGGATTGGTTGGCATATTTTCAAGAGATGCCTAATATTTCTGCCTTTGGTGATACGCCTCAAGAGGCTTTGGAGGAGTTGAAAACTGCCTGGGAATTAACCAAAGAATACTATCTTTCTCAAGGTCTTTCTATCCCTATTCCTCCGAAGCGTGAGAAGATTTTAGTTGATGTACCAAAATGA
- a CDS encoding putative toxin-antitoxin system toxin component, PIN family has product MEPSSMLKVVLDSSVFTAAILSTNAESAPNKILQKWQQGDFTLVISPQLQEELVIVLLRKGVRLELVENLVTIIETLAIQIEGVYEATILDNIDPDDNMFLAAAYEAKADYLVSLDNHLLSLKFYHGTQILTLGLFLRTS; this is encoded by the coding sequence ATGGAACCTAGCTCAATGCTAAAAGTTGTTTTAGATTCTTCTGTTTTTACTGCGGCTATCCTCAGTACAAATGCTGAATCTGCACCTAATAAAATTTTACAGAAATGGCAACAGGGCGACTTTACTTTGGTTATTTCTCCTCAACTACAAGAGGAATTAGTTATTGTTCTTTTGCGAAAAGGAGTTAGGTTAGAATTGGTAGAGAATTTAGTGACAATTATTGAAACCTTAGCGATCCAAATTGAAGGGGTTTATGAGGCGACTATTTTAGATAATATAGATCCTGATGATAATATGTTTCTGGCAGCCGCCTATGAGGCAAAGGCTGATTATTTAGTTTCTCTTGACAATCATTTATTATCTTTAAAGTTTTATCATGGTACACAAATTTTAACGTTAGGTTTATTTTTGCGGACTTCATAG
- a CDS encoding ATP-binding protein: MVSLTKKRGKTMPRLDDFLRAAGETVKVDDEKENSKSTADDPENAQNKDEDSQSNIDFDFYLREGKYTLDDVILPDQTKRQVDLILAEMEYQELIYQEWGMADKHKLDKSLSINFSGPPGTGKTLTAEALALSLNLKILDVPYEQLESKYVGETPKNIQRAFEFATQNNAVLFFDEADSFLGKRLENVTQATDTAVNLTRSVMIKQLSIYAGIVVFATNLVRNYDPAFVSRIRWKVQFDLPNEEARQKIWQVQIPSQLPLDSSVNFTELAKEFDEISGRDIKNAVFQGVVAAAREDKLKAEKCVTQTHFSEAITEIIKANKASLKPQLTLTPVEGDIPLPDAPSSLTDSEISEQ; the protein is encoded by the coding sequence TTGGTAAGCTTAACTAAAAAAAGAGGTAAAACTATGCCCAGACTAGACGATTTTCTTCGAGCTGCGGGTGAAACCGTTAAAGTTGATGATGAAAAAGAGAATTCTAAATCAACTGCTGATGATCCTGAAAATGCTCAAAATAAAGATGAAGATTCTCAATCTAATATTGATTTTGATTTTTATCTAAGAGAGGGAAAATATACATTAGATGATGTCATTTTGCCAGATCAAACCAAACGTCAAGTTGATTTAATCTTGGCAGAAATGGAGTATCAGGAATTGATCTATCAAGAGTGGGGCATGGCAGACAAACACAAATTAGATAAATCTCTATCTATTAATTTTTCTGGCCCACCAGGAACGGGAAAAACTTTGACGGCGGAGGCTCTTGCTCTGTCCCTAAATCTTAAAATTCTTGATGTTCCTTATGAGCAACTAGAATCTAAATATGTTGGAGAAACGCCTAAAAATATTCAGAGAGCTTTTGAATTTGCCACACAAAATAATGCGGTTTTGTTTTTTGATGAAGCTGATTCTTTCTTAGGCAAACGATTAGAAAATGTTACTCAAGCAACAGATACAGCCGTTAACTTGACTCGCAGTGTGATGATTAAGCAATTGTCAATATATGCAGGAATTGTTGTTTTTGCTACTAATTTAGTTCGTAACTATGATCCTGCTTTTGTTAGCCGAATACGCTGGAAAGTGCAGTTCGACTTACCGAATGAAGAAGCAAGGCAGAAAATTTGGCAAGTGCAAATTCCAAGCCAACTTCCTTTGGATAGTTCTGTTAATTTCACTGAATTGGCTAAAGAATTTGATGAAATTTCAGGCAGAGATATTAAAAATGCTGTTTTTCAAGGTGTAGTTGCTGCGGCTAGAGAGGATAAATTAAAAGCAGAAAAATGTGTTACTCAAACTCACTTTAGCGAGGCAATTACCGAAATTATCAAAGCCAATAAAGCCTCTTTAAAACCGCAATTAACTTTGACTCCTGTTGAAGGTGATATTCCTTTACCTGATGCTCCTAGTAGTTTAACCGATTCTGAAATATCTGAACAATAG